One Actinomycetospora corticicola genomic window, GGTGCTCTCGACGTCCACGACGCTGATCACGACCAACGACCCGGTCAAGATCGCCGAGGACTACGCGATGCTCCAGCACCTCGCCGAGGGCCGCGTCGACCTCATGATGGGCCGCGGGAACACCGGCCCCGTCTACCCCTGGTTCGGCCAGGACATCCGCCAGGGCATCCCGCTCGCGCTGGAGAACTACGCCCTGCTGCGCCGGCTCTGGACCGAGGACGTCGTGGACTGGGAGGGGCGGTTCCGCACGCCGCTGCACGGCTTCACCTCGACCCCGCGCCCGCTCGACGGCGTCGCCCCGTTCGTCTGGCACGGCTCGATCCGCTCGCCCGAGATCGCCGAGCAGGCCGCCTTCTACGGCGACGGCTTCTTCCACAACCACATCTTCTGGCCGGCCTCGCACACGAAGCAGATGGTCGAGTTCTACCGCCGCCGCTTCGAGCACCACGGCCACGGCTCGGCCGACCAGGCGATCGTCGGCCTCGGCGGGCAGGTGTTCATGCGGAAGAACTCGCAGGACGCCGTCAACGAGTTCCGTCCCTACTTCGACCGGGCCCCGGTCTACGGCGGAGGCCCCTCGCTCGAGGACTTCTCCTCGCAGACCCCGCTCACGGTCGGCTCCCCGCAGGAGGTCATCGACCGGACGCTGGGCTTCCGCGACTACGTCGGCGACTACCAGCGCCAGCTGTTCCTCATCGACCACGCCGGCCTGCCCCTGAAGACCGTCCTGGAGCAGATGGACCTGCTGGGCGAGGAGGTCGTGCCGGTGCTGCGCCGCGAGTTCGCCGCGCTGAAGCCCGCGCACGTCCCGGACGCGCCGACGCACGCCTCCCTGCTCGCCGCCCGCGACGCGCAGGAGCTGGCCTCCGTCTGACCCGCCCTGAACCGAACGAGCGGCACTGTCGCAGCATCTATGTGTGCGACAGTGCCGTTCGTTCACTTCGGGGGCGGCCGTCAGGAAGCCCGAGCCGGCTCCAGGTCGCGCAGCGCACCGGACGCGCCGACCACGAGCACCACGACCACCCACACCGCGACCACCGAGAACCCGGCCGCCACGGGCGACCCGACCTCCGCCACGACGCCCGCCAGCCCGATGCCCGCCGGGGCGGCCACCTGCAACAGCGCGTTCTGCAGCGAGAGCACCCGGCCGTGGGCGGCGTCGGGGATCCGCTCGGCCTGCAGCACCCCGAGGATCGCGCCGAGGGTGGCGTTCGACAGGCCGAGCACCGCGGCTCCGGCGAGCACGACGACGGGCGAGGCGAGCGTCGCGATCGCGAGGAACCCGCCCGTGGTGCCGACGAGCGCCCCGACGGTCCACCGGCCGCGGGAGCCGCGCACCCCCGCCGTCGTGAAGACCGCCGTGCCGACCAGCATGCCGAGGGCGAGCGCGGTGAGGACGAGCCCGAGGAGGTCGGGTCGGCCGAGGGCGGTGAACCAGACCGGCAGCACGAGGCCCTGGAGTCCGCCGAGGACGACGGCGAGGCCCAGGGTGAGCCCGACCGTGCCGGAGAGGAACCGGCTC contains:
- a CDS encoding LLM class flavin-dependent oxidoreductase, with product MQFGVFTVGDVTPDPTTGREPTEAERIRAMVTIARKAEEVGLDVFATGEHHNPPFVPSSPTTLLGHIAALTERLVLSTSTTLITTNDPVKIAEDYAMLQHLAEGRVDLMMGRGNTGPVYPWFGQDIRQGIPLALENYALLRRLWTEDVVDWEGRFRTPLHGFTSTPRPLDGVAPFVWHGSIRSPEIAEQAAFYGDGFFHNHIFWPASHTKQMVEFYRRRFEHHGHGSADQAIVGLGGQVFMRKNSQDAVNEFRPYFDRAPVYGGGPSLEDFSSQTPLTVGSPQEVIDRTLGFRDYVGDYQRQLFLIDHAGLPLKTVLEQMDLLGEEVVPVLRREFAALKPAHVPDAPTHASLLAARDAQELASV